The Pseudoliparis swirei isolate HS2019 ecotype Mariana Trench chromosome 1, NWPU_hadal_v1, whole genome shotgun sequence genome has a window encoding:
- the ptk2aa gene encoding protein tyrosine kinase 2aa isoform X10, which produces MRGNALDKKSNYELLEKDVGLRRFFPKDLLDTVKAKTLRKLIQQTFKQVANLNDEQCILKFLEILAPIYRYDKECFKCALGSSWVIQVELAIGPEEGISYLTDKGSTPTHLANFNQVQSIQYSAMEEKDRKGMLQLNVAGAAEPLTVTTASLTMAENLADLIDGYCRLISMETHSFIVRFQKDLCFSPLEGDRALPSIPKLSNNEKKLEAVRSGGVRAISVSGLVTSSPPKPTKARRFLLPFAFCSDAPPNETDDYAEIVDEEDTYTMPSISYGVVEARDYEIQRDRIELGRCIGEGQFGDVHQGVYNSPEKPSLAVAIKTCKNCTSDSVREKFLQEALTMRQFDHPHIVKLIGVITENPVWIIMELCTLGELRSFLQVRKYNLDLSSLILFAYQLSTALAYLESKRFVHRDIAARNVLVSSVDCVMLGDFGLSRYMEDSSYYKASKGKLPIKWMAPESINFRRFTSASDVWMFGVCMWEILMFGIKPFQGVKNNDVIGRIENGERLAMPAQCPPTFYSLMTKCWSYDPSKRPRFTELKTQLNTILEEEKLQQEERLRMEMRRQVTVSWDSGGSDEAPPKPSRPGYPSPRSSEGFFPGPQLNHFPPSAHGVIGGGGGNYPAIDSWNQHRPEHTALWIPTMEDDGCGGQAVMEERLMMQQQQMEDDQRWLEQEESFMVMVMKAESRNSRGSIDREDGTLQAPGGNQHIYQPVGKPEHVAPPKKPPRPGAPGHLGNLASLCPIDSYNEGVKLQPQEISPPPTANLDRSNDKVYENVTGLVKAVIEMSNRIQPAAPEEYVPMVKEVGLALRTLLATVDETLPVLPASTHREIEMAQKLLNSDLAELIAKMKLAQQYVMTSLQKDYKKQMLMAAHALAVDAKNLLDVIDQSRLKMIRPH; this is translated from the exons gCTAAAACTCTTCGAAAGCTGATTCAGCAGACATTCAAGCAGGTAGCCAATCTCAACGATGAGCAGTGCATCCTGAAGTTTTTGGAGATCCTCGCACCGATCTACCGCTATGACAAGGAGTGCTTCAAATGTGCCCTCGGG TCCAGCTGGGTGATCCAGGTGGAGTTAGCTATCGGGCCAGAGGAAGGGATCAGCTACCTCACTGACAAGGGATCCACG cCCACCCATCTAGCTAACTTTAACCAAGTTCAGTCCATCCAGTACTCGGCCATGGAGGAGAAGGACAGGAAAGGGATGCTCCAGCTCAACGTAGCCGGAGCTGCTGAG CCTCTTACAGTTACGACAGCATCGCTGACCATGGCAGAGAACTTGGCCGACTTGATTGACGGTTACTgtcggcttatctccatggaaacgcACTCTTTCATCGTCAGATTTCAGAAAG atttgtgtttttctcctcTAGAGGGGGACAGAGCACTGCCTTCCATCCCAAA atTGTCCAACAATGAGAAAAAGTTAGAAGCAGTCAGGAGTGGAGGAGTAAGAGCGATCTCTGTCTCAG GCCTAGTGACATCGTCGCCTCCCAAGCCAACCAAGGCGCGGCGtttcctcctcccctttgccTTCTGTTCCGATGCGCCGCCCAATG AGACTGATGACTATGCTGAGATAGTTGATgaagaggacacatacaccatGCCGTCCA TCAGCTATGGAGTGGTTGAAG CGCGTGACTATGAGATCCAGAGGGACCGGATAGAGCTGGGCCGCTGCATAGGAGAGGGTCAGTTTGGAGATGTACACCAAGGAGTCTATAACAGCCCG GAGAAACCATCTCTAGCTGTCGCCATTAAGACCTGTAAGAACTGCACATCTGATAGCGTCAGAGAAAAGTTCCTGCAAGAAGCAT TGACAATGCGTCAGTTCGACCACCCTCACATCGTCAAGCTGATCGGAGTGATCACAGAAAACCCCGTGTGGATCATCATGGAGCTGTGCACCCTGGGAGAG TTACGTTCCTTCCTTCAGGTGAGGAAGTACAATTTGGATTTGTCCTCGCTCATTTTGTTTGCCTACCAGCTCAGCACGGCGCTCGCATATCTGGAGAGTAAACGCTttgtacacag GGACATAGCAGCACGCAATGTGTTGGTCTCTTCAGTCGACTGTGTGATGCTCGGAGACTTTGGTCTGTCGCGATACATGGAGGACAGCTCTTACTACAAAG CATCGAAAGGGAAACTTCCTATTAAGTGGATGGCTCCTGAATCTATCAACTTCAGAAGATTCACCTCTGCCAGTGACGTGTGGATGTTTG gtgtgtgcatgtgggagATCTTGATGTTCGGCATCAAGCCTTTCCAGGGAGTGAAGAACAATGACGTAATTGGCAGAATAGAGAACGGCGAGCGATTGGCTATGCCTGCGCAGTGCCCGCCCACCTTCTACAGTTTGATGACCAAATGTTGGTCGTATGATCCCAGCAAGCGGCCGCGATTCACCGAACTCAAAACACAACTCAA CACCATACTGGAGGAAGAGAAGCTTCAGCAAGAGGAGAGACTTCGaatggagatgaggagacaagtCACCGTGTCCTGGGACTCGGGAGGGTCCGACGAAGCTCCGCCTAAA CCCAGTAGACCAGGTTACCCAAGTCCTCGTTCCAGTGAAGGCTTCTTTCCCGGCCCCCAACTGAACCACTTCCCG CCGTCAGCCCATGGTGTcataggaggaggggggggcaacTACCCTGCTATTGATTCCTGGAATCAGCACAGACCTGAACACACTGCGCTGTGGATCCCTACCATGGAG GACGATGGCTGTGGAGGCCAGgctgtgatggaggagaggctgaTGATGCAGCAACAACAGATGGAGGACGACCAGCGGTggctggagcaggaggagagcttCATGGTGATGGTAATG AAGGCAGAGTCCAGAAACAGCCGAGGAAGCATCGACAGAGAAGACGGGACACTACAAGCACCG GGTGGAAACCAACATATTTACCAGCCTGTAGGGAAACCAG AACATGTGGCTCCTCCGAAGAAACCGCCCCGCCCGGGAGCTCCTGGTCACCTAGGCAACCTGGCAAGTCTTTGCCCTATTGACAGCTACAACGAGGGGGTGAAG ctgcagcCTCAGGAGATCAGCCCGCCCCCCACGGCCAACCTGGACCGCTCCAACGACAAAGTGTACGAGAACGTGACGGGATTGGTCAAAGCCGTGATCGAGATGTCCAACCGGATCCAGCCTGCAGCCCCGGAGGAGTACGTCCCCATGGTCAAG gaggtcGGTCTTGCACTGAGGACTCTGCTAGCGACTGTGGACGAGACGCTTCCTGTTCTGCCAGCtagcacacacagagag ATCGAGATGGCCCAAAAGCTGTTGAATTCAGATCTGGCCGAGTTAATAGCAAAGATGAAACTGGCCCAGCAGTACGTCATGACGAG TTTACAAAAGGACTACAAGAAGCAGATGTTGATGGCGGCTCACGCCCTCgcagtcgacgccaagaacctGCTGGATGTCATCGACCAATCGCGACTCAAGATGATCCGCCCGCATTAG
- the ptk2aa gene encoding protein tyrosine kinase 2aa isoform X11, which yields MPSISYGVVEARDYEIQRDRIELGRCIGEGQFGDVHQGVYNSPEKPSLAVAIKTCKNCTSDSVREKFLQEALTMRQFDHPHIVKLIGVITENPVWIIMELCTLGELRSFLQVRKYNLDLSSLILFAYQLSTALAYLESKRFVHRDIAARNVLVSSVDCVMLGDFGLSRYMEDSSYYKASKGKLPIKWMAPESINFRRFTSASDVWMFGVCMWEILMFGIKPFQGVKNNDVIGRIENGERLAMPAQCPPTFYSLMTKCWSYDPSKRPRFTELKTQLNTILEEEKLQQEERLRMEMRRQVTVSWDSGGSDEAPPKPSRPGYPSPRSSEGFFPGPQLNHFPPSAHGVIGGGGGNYPAIDSWNQHRPEHTALWIPTMEDDGCGGQAVMEERLMMQQQQMEDDQRWLEQEESFMVMVMKAESRNSRGSIDREDGTLQAPGGNQHIYQPVGKPEHVAPPKKPPRPGAPGHLGNLASLCPIDSYNEGVKLQPQEISPPPTANLDRSNDKVYENVTGLVKAVIEMSNRIQPAAPEEYVPMVKEVGLALRTLLATVDETLPVLPASTHREIEMAQKLLNSDLAELIAKMKLAQQYVMTSLQKDYKKQMLMAAHALAVDAKNLLDVIDQSRLKMIRPH from the exons atGCCGTCCA TCAGCTATGGAGTGGTTGAAG CGCGTGACTATGAGATCCAGAGGGACCGGATAGAGCTGGGCCGCTGCATAGGAGAGGGTCAGTTTGGAGATGTACACCAAGGAGTCTATAACAGCCCG GAGAAACCATCTCTAGCTGTCGCCATTAAGACCTGTAAGAACTGCACATCTGATAGCGTCAGAGAAAAGTTCCTGCAAGAAGCAT TGACAATGCGTCAGTTCGACCACCCTCACATCGTCAAGCTGATCGGAGTGATCACAGAAAACCCCGTGTGGATCATCATGGAGCTGTGCACCCTGGGAGAG TTACGTTCCTTCCTTCAGGTGAGGAAGTACAATTTGGATTTGTCCTCGCTCATTTTGTTTGCCTACCAGCTCAGCACGGCGCTCGCATATCTGGAGAGTAAACGCTttgtacacag GGACATAGCAGCACGCAATGTGTTGGTCTCTTCAGTCGACTGTGTGATGCTCGGAGACTTTGGTCTGTCGCGATACATGGAGGACAGCTCTTACTACAAAG CATCGAAAGGGAAACTTCCTATTAAGTGGATGGCTCCTGAATCTATCAACTTCAGAAGATTCACCTCTGCCAGTGACGTGTGGATGTTTG gtgtgtgcatgtgggagATCTTGATGTTCGGCATCAAGCCTTTCCAGGGAGTGAAGAACAATGACGTAATTGGCAGAATAGAGAACGGCGAGCGATTGGCTATGCCTGCGCAGTGCCCGCCCACCTTCTACAGTTTGATGACCAAATGTTGGTCGTATGATCCCAGCAAGCGGCCGCGATTCACCGAACTCAAAACACAACTCAA CACCATACTGGAGGAAGAGAAGCTTCAGCAAGAGGAGAGACTTCGaatggagatgaggagacaagtCACCGTGTCCTGGGACTCGGGAGGGTCCGACGAAGCTCCGCCTAAA CCCAGTAGACCAGGTTACCCAAGTCCTCGTTCCAGTGAAGGCTTCTTTCCCGGCCCCCAACTGAACCACTTCCCG CCGTCAGCCCATGGTGTcataggaggaggggggggcaacTACCCTGCTATTGATTCCTGGAATCAGCACAGACCTGAACACACTGCGCTGTGGATCCCTACCATGGAG GACGATGGCTGTGGAGGCCAGgctgtgatggaggagaggctgaTGATGCAGCAACAACAGATGGAGGACGACCAGCGGTggctggagcaggaggagagcttCATGGTGATGGTAATG AAGGCAGAGTCCAGAAACAGCCGAGGAAGCATCGACAGAGAAGACGGGACACTACAAGCACCG GGTGGAAACCAACATATTTACCAGCCTGTAGGGAAACCAG AACATGTGGCTCCTCCGAAGAAACCGCCCCGCCCGGGAGCTCCTGGTCACCTAGGCAACCTGGCAAGTCTTTGCCCTATTGACAGCTACAACGAGGGGGTGAAG ctgcagcCTCAGGAGATCAGCCCGCCCCCCACGGCCAACCTGGACCGCTCCAACGACAAAGTGTACGAGAACGTGACGGGATTGGTCAAAGCCGTGATCGAGATGTCCAACCGGATCCAGCCTGCAGCCCCGGAGGAGTACGTCCCCATGGTCAAG gaggtcGGTCTTGCACTGAGGACTCTGCTAGCGACTGTGGACGAGACGCTTCCTGTTCTGCCAGCtagcacacacagagag ATCGAGATGGCCCAAAAGCTGTTGAATTCAGATCTGGCCGAGTTAATAGCAAAGATGAAACTGGCCCAGCAGTACGTCATGACGAG TTTACAAAAGGACTACAAGAAGCAGATGTTGATGGCGGCTCACGCCCTCgcagtcgacgccaagaacctGCTGGATGTCATCGACCAATCGCGACTCAAGATGATCCGCCCGCATTAG
- the ptk2aa gene encoding protein tyrosine kinase 2aa isoform X12 translates to MPSTRDYEIQRDRIELGRCIGEGQFGDVHQGVYNSPEKPSLAVAIKTCKNCTSDSVREKFLQEALTMRQFDHPHIVKLIGVITENPVWIIMELCTLGELRSFLQVRKYNLDLSSLILFAYQLSTALAYLESKRFVHRDIAARNVLVSSVDCVMLGDFGLSRYMEDSSYYKASKGKLPIKWMAPESINFRRFTSASDVWMFGVCMWEILMFGIKPFQGVKNNDVIGRIENGERLAMPAQCPPTFYSLMTKCWSYDPSKRPRFTELKTQLNTILEEEKLQQEERLRMEMRRQVTVSWDSGGSDEAPPKPSRPGYPSPRSSEGFFPGPQLNHFPPSAHGVIGGGGGNYPAIDSWNQHRPEHTALWIPTMEDDGCGGQAVMEERLMMQQQQMEDDQRWLEQEESFMVMVMKAESRNSRGSIDREDGTLQAPGGNQHIYQPVGKPEHVAPPKKPPRPGAPGHLGNLASLCPIDSYNEGVKLQPQEISPPPTANLDRSNDKVYENVTGLVKAVIEMSNRIQPAAPEEYVPMVKEVGLALRTLLATVDETLPVLPASTHREIEMAQKLLNSDLAELIAKMKLAQQYVMTSLQKDYKKQMLMAAHALAVDAKNLLDVIDQSRLKMIRPH, encoded by the exons atGCCGTCCA CGCGTGACTATGAGATCCAGAGGGACCGGATAGAGCTGGGCCGCTGCATAGGAGAGGGTCAGTTTGGAGATGTACACCAAGGAGTCTATAACAGCCCG GAGAAACCATCTCTAGCTGTCGCCATTAAGACCTGTAAGAACTGCACATCTGATAGCGTCAGAGAAAAGTTCCTGCAAGAAGCAT TGACAATGCGTCAGTTCGACCACCCTCACATCGTCAAGCTGATCGGAGTGATCACAGAAAACCCCGTGTGGATCATCATGGAGCTGTGCACCCTGGGAGAG TTACGTTCCTTCCTTCAGGTGAGGAAGTACAATTTGGATTTGTCCTCGCTCATTTTGTTTGCCTACCAGCTCAGCACGGCGCTCGCATATCTGGAGAGTAAACGCTttgtacacag GGACATAGCAGCACGCAATGTGTTGGTCTCTTCAGTCGACTGTGTGATGCTCGGAGACTTTGGTCTGTCGCGATACATGGAGGACAGCTCTTACTACAAAG CATCGAAAGGGAAACTTCCTATTAAGTGGATGGCTCCTGAATCTATCAACTTCAGAAGATTCACCTCTGCCAGTGACGTGTGGATGTTTG gtgtgtgcatgtgggagATCTTGATGTTCGGCATCAAGCCTTTCCAGGGAGTGAAGAACAATGACGTAATTGGCAGAATAGAGAACGGCGAGCGATTGGCTATGCCTGCGCAGTGCCCGCCCACCTTCTACAGTTTGATGACCAAATGTTGGTCGTATGATCCCAGCAAGCGGCCGCGATTCACCGAACTCAAAACACAACTCAA CACCATACTGGAGGAAGAGAAGCTTCAGCAAGAGGAGAGACTTCGaatggagatgaggagacaagtCACCGTGTCCTGGGACTCGGGAGGGTCCGACGAAGCTCCGCCTAAA CCCAGTAGACCAGGTTACCCAAGTCCTCGTTCCAGTGAAGGCTTCTTTCCCGGCCCCCAACTGAACCACTTCCCG CCGTCAGCCCATGGTGTcataggaggaggggggggcaacTACCCTGCTATTGATTCCTGGAATCAGCACAGACCTGAACACACTGCGCTGTGGATCCCTACCATGGAG GACGATGGCTGTGGAGGCCAGgctgtgatggaggagaggctgaTGATGCAGCAACAACAGATGGAGGACGACCAGCGGTggctggagcaggaggagagcttCATGGTGATGGTAATG AAGGCAGAGTCCAGAAACAGCCGAGGAAGCATCGACAGAGAAGACGGGACACTACAAGCACCG GGTGGAAACCAACATATTTACCAGCCTGTAGGGAAACCAG AACATGTGGCTCCTCCGAAGAAACCGCCCCGCCCGGGAGCTCCTGGTCACCTAGGCAACCTGGCAAGTCTTTGCCCTATTGACAGCTACAACGAGGGGGTGAAG ctgcagcCTCAGGAGATCAGCCCGCCCCCCACGGCCAACCTGGACCGCTCCAACGACAAAGTGTACGAGAACGTGACGGGATTGGTCAAAGCCGTGATCGAGATGTCCAACCGGATCCAGCCTGCAGCCCCGGAGGAGTACGTCCCCATGGTCAAG gaggtcGGTCTTGCACTGAGGACTCTGCTAGCGACTGTGGACGAGACGCTTCCTGTTCTGCCAGCtagcacacacagagag ATCGAGATGGCCCAAAAGCTGTTGAATTCAGATCTGGCCGAGTTAATAGCAAAGATGAAACTGGCCCAGCAGTACGTCATGACGAG TTTACAAAAGGACTACAAGAAGCAGATGTTGATGGCGGCTCACGCCCTCgcagtcgacgccaagaacctGCTGGATGTCATCGACCAATCGCGACTCAAGATGATCCGCCCGCATTAG